The following are encoded together in the Archocentrus centrarchus isolate MPI-CPG fArcCen1 chromosome 23, fArcCen1, whole genome shotgun sequence genome:
- the phlda1 gene encoding pleckstrin homology-like domain family A member 1, with translation MLENGRKVFKEGLLEKRSDGLLQLWKKKHCVLTEDGVLLLPPKQHDHQQHHGGGDAGKVKELHFANMKTVDCVERKGKYVYFTVVMTEGKEIDFRCPQDEGWNAEITLQMVQYKNRQAILAVKSTRQKQQLLVVQMPGQKTVRSSPNVA, from the coding sequence ATGCTGGAAAACGGGAGGAAAGTGTTCAAGGAGGGTCTGCTGGAGAAACGGAGCGAcgggctgctgcagctctggaagAAAAAGCACTGCGTCCTGACCGAGGACGgcgtgctgctgctgccgcccaAACAACATGACCACCAGCAGCACCACGGCGGCGGGGACGCGGGCAAAGTCAAGGAGCTGCACTTCGCCAACATGAAGACGGTGGACTGCGTGGAGCGGAAGGGGAAGTACGTGTACTTTACGGTGGTCATGACGGAGGGGAAGGAGATCGACTTTAGGTGCCCGCAGGACGAGGGCTGGAACGCGGAGATCACCTTGCAGATGGTCCAGTACAAAAATCGGCAGGCGATCCTGGCCGTCAAGTCCACCcggcagaagcagcagctgctcGTCGTGCAGATGCCCGGACAAAAGACCGTGCGCAGCTCTCCGAACGTAGCGTGA
- the nap1l1 gene encoding nucleosome assembly protein 1-like 1 isoform X2: MADIDNKDQAEMDPADMEDVEEVEEEETGEDENSKARQLTVQMMQNPQILAALQERLDGLNGSPSGYMESLPKVVKRRVNALKNLQVKCAHIEAKFYEEVHELERKYAALYQPLFDKRSDIVKAAYEPTDEECEWKADEEEELTDEMKEKAKLEEEKKDEEKEDPKGIPEFWLTVFKNVDLLSDMLQEHDEPILKHLQDIKVKFSDPGQPMSFTLEFHFEPNDFFTNTVLTKTYKMRSEPDENDPFSFDGPEIMSCTGCTIDWTKGKNVTLKTIKKKQKHKGRGTVRTVTKTVPNDSFFNFFTPPEVPENGELDEDSEAILAADFEIGHFIRERIVPRAVLYFTGEAIEDDDDDYDEEGEEADDEEGEEEADEENDPDYDPKV, from the exons ATGGCAGACATTGACAA CAAAGACCAGGCTGAGATGGACCCAGCAGATATGGAAGATGttgaggaggtggaggaagaggagacggGAGAGGATGAAAACAGCAAAG CTCGCCAGCTGACGGTGCAGATGATGCAGAATCCACAGATCCTGGCTGCACTGCAAGAGAGGCTGGATGGTTTGAATGGCTCACCATCAGGGTACATGGAGAG TTTACCAAAGGTTGTAAAGAGACGTGTAAATGCGCTCAAGAACCTGCAAGTTAAATGTGCCCACATTGAAGCAAAGTTCTACGAGGAAGTACATGAACTGGAGAGAAAATATGCTGCCCTCTACCAGCCCCTCTTCGACAAA AGAAGCGACATAGTGAAAGCAGCTTATGAGCCCACAGATGAAGAATGTGAATGGAAggcagatgaagaagaggagctgACT GATGAGATGAAGGAGAAGGCCAAGttggaggaagaaaagaaggatGAGGAGAAAGAGGACCCCAAAGGCATTCCTGAGTTCTGGTTAACGGTTTTCAAAAATGTGGACCTCCTCAGTGATATGCTGCAG GAACATGATGAACCCATCCTTAAGCATTTACaagacattaaagttaaattCTCAGATCCAGGACAGCCAATG AGCTTCACATTAGAATTCCACTTCGAGCCCAATGACTTCTTTACAAACACAGTGTTGACAAAAACCTACAAGATGAGGTCAGAGCCTGACGAGAATGACCCCTTCTCCTTCGATGGACCAGAGATTATGAGCTGCACAGG CTGCACGATCGACTGGACAAAGGGCAAGAACGTCACAttgaaaacaatcaaaaagaaacaaaagcacaaGGGCCGTGGAACGGTCAGGACGGTCACCAAAACGGTCCCCAACGACTCCTTCTTCAACTTCTTCACCCCACCAGAGG TTCCAGAAAATGGCGAGTTG GATGAGGATTCAGAAGCCATTCTGGCTGCTGACTTTGAAATCGGCCACTTCATCCGTGAACGTATCGTACCTCGAGCCGTGCTCTACTTCACAGGAGAGGCCATAGAGGATGATGACGACGAT TATGATGAAGAAGGAGAGGAGGCAGATGATGAG GAAGGTGAAGAGGAGGCTGATGAGGAGAACGACCCTGACTATGATCCCAAG GTTTAA
- the nap1l1 gene encoding nucleosome assembly protein 1-like 1 isoform X1 has protein sequence MADIDNKDQAEMDPADMEDVEEVEEEETGEDENSKARQLTVQMMQNPQILAALQERLDGLNGSPSGYMESLPKVVKRRVNALKNLQVKCAHIEAKFYEEVHELERKYAALYQPLFDKRSDIVKAAYEPTDEECEWKADEEEELTDEMKEKAKLEEEKKDEEKEDPKGIPEFWLTVFKNVDLLSDMLQEHDEPILKHLQDIKVKFSDPGQPMSFTLEFHFEPNDFFTNTVLTKTYKMRSEPDENDPFSFDGPEIMSCTGCTIDWTKGKNVTLKTIKKKQKHKGRGTVRTVTKTVPNDSFFNFFTPPEVPENGELDEDSEAILAADFEIGHFIRERIVPRAVLYFTGEAIEDDDDDYDEEGEEADDEEGEEEADEENDPDYDPKKDAAPPAECKQQ, from the exons ATGGCAGACATTGACAA CAAAGACCAGGCTGAGATGGACCCAGCAGATATGGAAGATGttgaggaggtggaggaagaggagacggGAGAGGATGAAAACAGCAAAG CTCGCCAGCTGACGGTGCAGATGATGCAGAATCCACAGATCCTGGCTGCACTGCAAGAGAGGCTGGATGGTTTGAATGGCTCACCATCAGGGTACATGGAGAG TTTACCAAAGGTTGTAAAGAGACGTGTAAATGCGCTCAAGAACCTGCAAGTTAAATGTGCCCACATTGAAGCAAAGTTCTACGAGGAAGTACATGAACTGGAGAGAAAATATGCTGCCCTCTACCAGCCCCTCTTCGACAAA AGAAGCGACATAGTGAAAGCAGCTTATGAGCCCACAGATGAAGAATGTGAATGGAAggcagatgaagaagaggagctgACT GATGAGATGAAGGAGAAGGCCAAGttggaggaagaaaagaaggatGAGGAGAAAGAGGACCCCAAAGGCATTCCTGAGTTCTGGTTAACGGTTTTCAAAAATGTGGACCTCCTCAGTGATATGCTGCAG GAACATGATGAACCCATCCTTAAGCATTTACaagacattaaagttaaattCTCAGATCCAGGACAGCCAATG AGCTTCACATTAGAATTCCACTTCGAGCCCAATGACTTCTTTACAAACACAGTGTTGACAAAAACCTACAAGATGAGGTCAGAGCCTGACGAGAATGACCCCTTCTCCTTCGATGGACCAGAGATTATGAGCTGCACAGG CTGCACGATCGACTGGACAAAGGGCAAGAACGTCACAttgaaaacaatcaaaaagaaacaaaagcacaaGGGCCGTGGAACGGTCAGGACGGTCACCAAAACGGTCCCCAACGACTCCTTCTTCAACTTCTTCACCCCACCAGAGG TTCCAGAAAATGGCGAGTTG GATGAGGATTCAGAAGCCATTCTGGCTGCTGACTTTGAAATCGGCCACTTCATCCGTGAACGTATCGTACCTCGAGCCGTGCTCTACTTCACAGGAGAGGCCATAGAGGATGATGACGACGAT TATGATGAAGAAGGAGAGGAGGCAGATGATGAG GAAGGTGAAGAGGAGGCTGATGAGGAGAACGACCCTGACTATGATCCCAAG aaggatgcagcccctccAGCTGAGTGCAAGCAGCAATGA